CCACAATCCGCATCCTTTCGGAAAATCAGACCAGCGCCCGGCTGGTCATCGAAACGCCCAACAGCCGAGAAATCCGCTGGTCCGTCTCCTTTCAGTAAGAGGCAACCAAGAAAGAAGAACCGAATAGGTCGGTGCAGGTCGCGGTAACCAATGGCCGATCGCCCCGAATCGGAAAGATTGTAAAACGTGCAGGGGAACAATCACCCCATTTCGCGACCTCGTCACGAGCGAGGTCGCGTTGGCGTCTCCGGGCGACTCGCAGCTTCTGTTTCAATCCGTTGCTCGGATCGCTAGCTCCCCGTGCCGGGGATTGCTTCGTTGCTTTTCCGGATTGCAGTTTGTTGTGAGACCGAAGTCCTTGCTAACGCTGGACAACCAGCGAACACCACTACCGCTGTTTCTCGCGTTCCTCTTGTCGGGCGGGGAAGTCCAGCACAACCAGTTCCTGTTTCGCTTCGTCCCAAGCGTATTCCTGATAGTAGGGCAGCATCGGCAAACGGATTCCGTCCATCCCACCGGGTTCGATGATCTCGTCCATGAACACTTCATACGTCAATGGCACGGGACGCTTGATGCTGCTGGCCTCACGCAATTGCATCTTTTTGGTGATCCCGAAACCACCGATTTTCGCGGCGGACGTCCGGTAGGCCTCGGCACTGGCCAACAGCGGATTGTTTGATTCAACGGAAGTGCTCGCCAGCACAGCACCATCGGCGATCGCGTCTTCATACTTCAAGACATTCTGAGTCGTCTTGCCAACGGTTTCCCTGGGAGTTGCCTCCTCGGCAGTAACGCCGGGCGTTGTCGAGGCTGAATTGTCGGTCGGGCTCGACGGGAAGCAGCCCGTCGAGGCAACACAAAGGAGCACTGCTGTGGTCTTGATAGCGTGGTTCATCAATCTTTACCTGGGCCAAAAATGACGTGAAGCCGGAATTCCTCCTAGGATACCGTAACTCCGCCTCGTTCGAGCGGCATTGGCGAAAGTGCCGCAATTCTTTTTGGAACTCGATCAAGCGGAGAAGTTTGCGAACACCAATCGTCGCTGATTGACGCAATTTGAGAGACAAGAAACGGAGTACCTGTCATCGCCATTCAGCCTTCCTAACGCACCCGACTCTAGGATACCGCGACCGGAAACTACCGTGTGGATCGAGTGAAAAGTCCTCGTGCGGAACAATCTTCAACAAGCTGAACTTTGCCAATCGTTAAGCCAGACGTCTGCTTTGCAAAAGCACAACGAGTGCCCTCCATCTTTCAGTAAAATTTTCGCGCGCTGACCCCGAGCGATTGAGACAATCGCTCTACCACGGGCATCGTTAAATGCCATCGATCCAAGTCATACTCCCGCACAACAACTGGTTGACTCCTGGCCGTTCAACCGACATTCAAACTATCAATGGAAAACACAAAGATCCTGCACACGTAACCTTGATTAATTGCGGAAAGGTGTTGGACTACTTCAATCCTACTTCCTACCAATGGGTATCCATGTTTAAAGGGGAAGGACGAATCGCATGCCCCTCGGTTGATGCGATTCATGCGATGCTGGGTTCTGCTTGGAACGTCATGACTGCAAGGCAGCGCACCGGGCGAGAACTGCTTGATGGCCGAGCTCGGATAGGTGCAGTCGTTCGATGAATTTGCCACCCATTCCCTGGACTGCATTGAGTCTTGAAATAAGCAAACGCCGATCAAACGTCCCCAAATTTCAGCCGTCTTTCACACCGCCGATCAAGCTAACCGGAGTATCTCCGCGTGAACGAAGTTCCTTGCGATCAGCCCCCCCTCGCTGCTTTGTCTTGCCCCCTTTCATTGCTTGCAAAGATGTCCATTTTCAACAGTCCAGTGAGCAAGAATTAAAGACGCAGTCTACCCAAAGATGATTCATCAAAACTTCATATATCACGGCGTGTCCGTCAGACTCGTTAAAGACTTAAGATTCTGTACTTCGTCGTCCAAATCGTTGGCTCAACTAACCGACCACAACGGACTTTAAGCGACTGCCACTGACGAGTTATCTTGCCTGACACTACACTGCCGCCGTCCGCTCTTCATTCCGAAACAGCTGAGTCAACTTTTTCAAAGAAAAGATTGATTTCATTGTCCAGAGCTTTCAGGTCGCGCATGTAGACGAGTGCAGTAGGTCTTCTAGTCCGACTCCTTTGGTAAGCGAGACGGCACCTACTGCTTGGCGAGTTTATCTCGATAGTCGAATCGGGCTTGATGCTTGCCAAGCAACCTTGTGTTTTCAATGAATAAAAGAGGTAGATCGTGTTAAAGAATTCTCGACATAGTCATGGATTCACTCTCGTAGAACTACTCGTGGTGATTGCGATCATCGGAGTTTTGGTAGGCTTGCTTCTTCCTGCTGTTCAGGCAGCTCGCGAAGCGGCTCGCCGTATGAGTTGCGGGAACAACTTCAAACAAATTGGACTCGCGCTCCATAACTATCACTCGGCATACAACCAACTTCCCGTGCAACGTGGCGGCACCGATGGTGGCGGCTACCTAGGTGGTCACTACGCGAGTTCCGTCATCGACAATCGGCTTCAACTTAGTTTCTTGGTTGCCCTTACTCCTTTCATCGAGCAAACAGCGATTTGGGAGCACATCAGCAACGGCGATCCAACACTTCCGGTTGCGCCGAACTTCTACCCACCCATGGGACCCACTCCGAATCAAGCAACGTTTGTTCCTTGGGTGACTCAGATTCCTGGATTCCGTTGTCCCAGCGATCCGGGAACGGGTCTGCCAGCGAACGGGAGAACGAACTATGCCGCCTGCATGGGCGACGCTATTGAGAAGATCAATTCAGGCGCCTACGACTGGAACCTGACACCACCCGACAGTTCGCGGACCGAAAGACTACGCGCGTCTCAGCGGGGGATGTTTGTCCCGATGGAGAAAACCCAATTTCGTGACGTTCTCGACGGACTTTCCAACACGCTAATGTGTGGTGAGATCCCGACGGACCTGGGGGACAACGATGTTCGTACGCAACCTCACATTGGCAAAAAGCCATGGGCCGCAGTCATGAATAATCCAAGCTACTGCGACCAGTTCCGCGATCCTGAACGCCCTCAGTTCTGGGATTCCAACATCAGCAGTGATCTACAAAACGCCTCCGCTGCCGACCGGGCACGTGGTTTCCAATGGGCGTCGGGCTTCTTGCTGCATACTGGTTTTCAAGCGATCCTACCTCCCAACGGCGAGATCTGCGTTGACAACAACCAAAATCCCAACTCCCTTAAGTCTGTGCAAATGGAAGCCTTGGCTTCGGCTGGCAGTCGACACCAAGGCGGAGCCCATGTGTTGATGGGGGATGGAGCAGTGAAGTTCATCACCGACTCCATTGACGCCGGCGACCAATCGGCCAAGACCGTTCGTGCCATCAATGCATCCCCCTCCAACGCGGGTGCCAAAAGTCCATTCGGATTATGGGGAGCACTCGGGACTCGTGCGTCCAGAGAAGTCATCGACTCCGACTTCTAGTCCTGCGAGCTGCCTCGTCAGGTTGTCCGGCTGGGTTCCCCAACCAGGTTCCCACATCAGGTTGCCTCGTAGGTTTCAACCAAACATTCACGCTGGATGTCTGCTCGGATATCTAGCGTGACCGCGCTCGCAAGGACTGCTGAAGATGTACCAAACCATAGTGCAAAGCAAACGAGCGACATCGGTTCATACGACCATCTCCACTCACTTCATTTCCGCGTTGAGCGAAATCCCCAACGCACCGATCACTAGGACTCCCATGTTTAGGTTCACACTTAGCAGCATTTTTGCTTGCACACTTTTCATCACTGCGATTGGTTGCAGTGGTAGTTCAGAGCCCGAGGTCATCGTCGACCTGCAAACAGCCGCCAACATTCAGGCTGAGCGAGATGCTCGTGACAAAATGGCGGCTGAACAAGCAGCAAACGAAATGAAGTCAGCACCCAGACCACGATGATGGATCGAAGTGAAATCCTCAGTATTCTGATGCAAGAACGAACCAAGCAGGTCGCGCTTGCTTGGTCGATTTTGCGGCAGTCTCAACTAGCCGAAGATGCCTACCAGGACATGCTGGTGAAGGTCTTCGAAAACGAGAGCGTTTTCGAAGGCCCGCGTCACCTTCGTGACTGGTCATGGAAAGTCCTACGTCGTCGTTGCTATGAATTCATCCGCCGAAAAAACTACCGCCCATCGCTGTTAGTTGAGTCGATTTTGGATTTGGTGGACGCGGAACTCGAGTGCCGCGACGCCGAGGAAATTAACCAGCGTGTCGACGCACTTCACCAATGCCTCGCAAACCTAACGGTTCATTGCCGGGACGTCGTTCGGCTTCGGTTTTCGGAAGGACTGAGCGGCATCGAAGTAGCGGAAAAGCTGGGGCGCACCCCCGACACGGTTTATAAAACGTTGCACCGAATTTACAGCACACTGGGCGAATGTGTTCAAGATCGTTTAGGTGCGTGGAACGCGGAGACATCACACTATGAAAGAAGAAGAATTTCAAAGACTGACAACACGCTACCTCGAAGGTGCACTCAATGAGAACGAACTCGAGATGCTCGGCTATGAACTGAGCGGTTGCCAGGAACGAGTGAAGGAATTCAATGACATTCGCTTGTTGGCAGGTTTGATCCACGAACACGGTCAGAATGCTCCTAATCCAGAGTTTCGCTTAAAATCCGCTGCAGCGATTGCTTCACCTGGATGGGTGAAATCAAGGTGGATATTTCTCGCTGCCCAAGCCAGCTTGGCGGCGTCGATCCTGCTGGCGATCGTGTTCCTGCCTCGTTTTTTCGCGCCGACACCGGTCGCGAAGTTGATTTCAGGCGAGAACGCTTCCTGGGAAAGTGCTTTACCCACCACCAAGGGCTCCGACCTCGCCGCAGGTCTTTTGGATTTAAAGACTGGAATGGCGACCGTCCAATTCCGATCCGGTGTTGACGTTTCGATCCAAGGGCCGGCCCGGCTGGAACTGATAACACCCATGCGGGGCAGAATCTTGTCCGGCAGGGCGAGAATCGACGTTCCCGAGTCGGCCATCGGGTTCATCATGGAAACCCCGAATGGCTACGCGGTTGACCACGGTACCGAGTTCTCGGTGAGCGTTGACCCGTCCAACGACAGCTCCAGTTTCAAAGTCCTTGACGGTGAAATTTCTGTCTACGTGTCGTCCACCGGCGAAAACGCGCGTTTGCGCGGGGTTGGCAAGGCGATCACGGTTGAGTCCAACGCGCTCGTTACAGGAAAATCGATAGAGCCGGAACTCGGGCCTGAACCAGGTCCCCGAACGCTGATTGTGGGCACGGGCGGTCGTGAAGGCACCGCGATCCGCAACGATAAACGCGAGTTCATCCAGCCCAAATTCCTAACCGTCAATCGGCTGCTGAAGAAACAATGGGATCGACAATCTTTCTTTGCCTTCGATCTCTCCAACGTCAATTTTGATGAGGTCGATTCCGTTCTACTTCGCCTCAACCTTGTTCCATTTCCTTACGGTTTATTCAGTAGCCTACCGGAATTCAATCAATATGCGGTCTACGGGATAACGAATCCAGAAAAGGCTGACTGGGATGTCGAATGCCGTTGGCAAGACTCTCCCCGCCCCGAAGATGGTGTCATCCTCGGAACGTTTGACGTGCCGCGAAGCCAACAACATGGAAGTTTTGTAATCAGCAACAAGAGGTTGCTCCAGTTCCTGATGGACCGGGAAGCGACCGAAGTGACTTTCGTCATCCAACGACAAAACCTCCCGCTCAAGACCAACGACGTTCCCTGCCATGCCTTCGCGGGCGTCCCGCATCCGGAAGCCAGCGAGCCGAAACTCGAGTTCACCTTGAAGCATACGCTATCGAAGGTAGATCGCAACGCTCATGGGCTCGTCACTGCGAGCCATCAAGTTGACTGATCCGAACAACAGTGTCGTTATCACAAACCAATCCGGCCCATTCGCGGAACCTTACCTAAGTGATTTCTAAACACACCATCGCGATGTTGCTGGCAATGTGCTGGTTATCCACTTCCATCGCTGACGCCCAACAAGACCGCCCGAATATTTCAATAATCTGCGTCGATGATATGAATGACTGGTGCGGGTTTCGGGGCGGTCACCCTGATGCCAAGACACCGCACATGGATCGGCTGGCTGCGAAAGGGAATACATTCACCAACACCCATTGCACCGCGCCAGGATGCTTCCCCTGTCGCGACGCGTTACTCTGGGGTGTCGCGAAGAGATCAAAGGGTGCGGCTTAGAGTGGTGATCCTTGCTGCATTGCGGTTTTAAACAATAGACGAAAAACATTTCCTAAGGTGACGAGAATATGGTGCGACTCATTTTGTGCTTCAGCTTGGCTTTCTTGAGCTGCGATATTGTGAGAGCGGAGAAGCCGCCAAATATTGTGTTTGTGCTGGCCGATGATCTGGCCCAAGGGGACCTGGGATCCTACGGCCAAAAACTCATCCAGACACCGAACCTCGACCGGATGGCAGCCGAAGGGACACGCTACACACAGGCCTATGCCGGTTCCAGCGTATGTGCCCCTTCGAGGTCCTCCTTGATGACAGGCCTACACATGGGGCATTGCCCCGTCCGCGGTAATTATCCGTTAAAGACGGGCTCCCGGTTTGGGGCCGGCCAACTTCCTCTGCCAGCTTCGACGCTGACCGTAGCTCAGTTGTTGAAGTCATCCGGCTACGCGACGGCTTGTATGGGGAAGTGGGGCATGGGCCAGTTCGACACGACCGGCAGCCCGCACAAAAAAGGCTTCGACCATTTCTTTGGCTACAACGGTCAGGCTCACGCACACAGCTATTTCCCCACTTACCTGCATGACGACGAGTCGCGTATCGAACTACCGGAAAACAAGAACGATGCAAAGCAAGTTTACGCCGACAAGCTGATTCAAAACAACATGTTGCAGTGGGTTGGCGAGCAAGGCTCCAAGCCTTTCTTTCTGTTCTATGCCACCACCCTGCCGCATGGAAAATACGAGATCGATGACCTTGGTATCTACGCGAAGTACAAAGAATGGTCACCCAAAGAACGTGCCTACGCGGCAATGGTCACGCGGCTTGATTCCGACATGGGGCAATTGTTCGGCTTGTTGAAACAGATGGGAATCGACCAAGACACGCTGGTGCTCTTTGTCGGCGACAATGGTTCCTCGTTCTCACCCACTTCGGAGATCGGAAAGCGATTTGATCAATCGATGGGCGGCACCTTGCGCGGCTTCAAACGCAGCATGTACGAAGGTGGTTTGCGTCAACCAGCGATCGCGCGTTGGCCAGGTAAGGTGCCTGCCGGGCGAGTGAGCGATGAGCCTTGGGCATTTTGGGATTTCCTTCCCACTGCCGCGGAACTTGCCAATGTAACCTTGCCTTCGGACACCACCTTTGATGGTCTCTCGTTGGTTTCCTTTTTAAAGGGCGGTCCAGCGCCGACACGCGACTATTTCTACTGGGAACTCCATGAACGAGAGCCCAAACAAGCGATTCGCTTCGGGGATTGGAAAGCCGTACGGAACCGCATTGGCAGCCCACTGGAACTCTACAATTTGGAATCCGATGCGTCGGAAAGTCATGACGTTGCCGATCAAAACCCAGAGCTAATTGCCAAAGCGGCAAAACTGATGAATGAAGCAAGGGTCGAGAACGAGCACTTCCCTTGGAGGCCCAAAAATTGACTTGTAAATCGGATATTTCAGGTGTCTTGTCATGATCGATCAATCGAGTGGAAAAATTTCGCGACGTATGGCGTTGCAATCCTTCGCGCTGGCTGGCTGCGTTGGCTTGACGGGCGGACGCGTGAACGCCGCCGAGACTGATTTCCAAAACTACTTGATGGGGCTTCGCAAGCCCGATGGTGGGTTCGGCTGGAGCGATCAGCCTGGCTCTCATTTAGTCGCAACGCATGCCGTGGTGGGCTGTTGTGTTGCATTGCAAATCAAGTTAACCAACATCGAAATGCTGGCGGAGTTTGTGCGACGAAAGCATTCGGCGGCTCGCAAGCCGCCAGAGCAGAAATATAGAGACTTCGACTTGCAGCAGATTGAGACGCTGCAGTGGCTCGGCCAAGATGTCTCGCCATTGAATGCGACGGTTGCTGCTTGGAAAGCGCCAGTTCCTTACGCCAAGCAATATGAAAAACACGCGTATCCCGTCTTGCGTAGGCAGGTTGCCACCCTGCTTTGTAGAGACAGATTGGATTTGCCATGGGATGATTTAAACGAACCGATGCGATTGTATATGAATCAGCGTCGGCGTCCCAACGGTAGCTTTAACAACACGCCCAACACCGATGGCAGCGATGGTCACGTCGTCGCAACGTGGTGGGGGTTGCAAGCGGCACTTCTATTCGGGCAAGCCGATGAAATGCGAGAACAATTGATTGCATGGTTGCAGGCGTGTCAGCAAACCGACGGGGGATTCACATGGCAACCTAACCCATCCATGTCTGCACGAAGCACGGCCACCTACACGCGAGCTGCCCTGCGTTCACTTGAACTGCTTGATGCGAAGCCGCTCGACCAGCGGGCTGCGACGGTGTTTCTTCAGAGCCTGAAAAATCCTGATAATGGTTTTGCGGAGCGGCCCGGCTGGATCTCCAATCCGCTGTCGACCTATCACGCTGTTGATGCATTGGCGTGCTTGGAACTCACCGCTGAAGTGGATCGACCGCCCTCGCAGTTGACTGACACTCCGAGTCCCACTCTAGCGGATCCACTTCCACAAAATCTGAAGGTCTTTTCCGCTCAAATTGAGTCTCATGGAACCGGCAGCCCTCGTGATGCCGTGCTGCTCGCTCAGCGACTCGGAATCCACTTGTGGGGCGCGAAGAACGCGAAGCCGGAGTGGATGACAGCGGCCCAGCGGATTGCTGATCAAGATGGAGTGGCGGTTCAGTTCGTGGTTGCCGACGAGAACTATGGGACCTGGATTCAGGTTCCCGGCGAAGGGTGCTACAGTCACATGAGTGACATCATGGCGGAGAACACAAACGCGGCGGAAGGTGCTTTATCGCGAGGCGAAGTACTGACCTGGGAAGAGTATCGCACCAAGCGATTGCAGCCACTGGAAATAGCCGGTGGACGCTTGATATGGCAGTTCGGCGAAAACGAAAATGTCGTGCGGTTGTTGTTGGACGACTCACTCGATCGCAGGGGATTCGCCGCGATCAGCACGTTTCATTTCGGCAACCCCGATTTCACCGATACCGAACCGTTCCTGCATCTTTATCGTGGGCAGATTCCATTTGTCGCATTGCAAGATGCGCACGGCCAGCAACCGTGGTGGTTTGCCGACATGACCACCGGCTTCCGCACCTTGTTCCTGGCAGAGGAACCGAGTTGGGAGGGTTGGCTGAAAGCACTCGAAAACAATTGGACGATCGCTGTACGCCGCGACGCACGGACTGATCATCAACTACTCATGCACTCCGCTTCACCGTCAGTCTCGAACTACGTTATGCAGAGGCTGGACCAATGGAACTGGTGGCTGGACGGGACCAATTCGAGACCGATGTGTTCTGTCGTGGCGATCTCGCCAGAAGAGACGTTTGAGACGGGCTACCCAGCAAAGGGAATTTCGATTCGAGTCCGCTGTGCTTGGACCAATACTGGTAAAGGGTTGTTGGTGAAACCCCTGTCCAAGCTATTGAACTTGACCGTAAATGGACAAGTCGTCGAGACGCGTGAGATCCGTAGTAAGTCCAAGAATGGCATGTGGGATGACGTCTACAGTGTGTACGAGATGCCTGAAGTAGCATTCAGCAAACATCAAGTCGAGGCTCGCGTCCAGGTCCTCTCAACGGGCGAAGAAATCGTCGAGTCCATTCGGTTTTAGTCCAGTAAGCCTTCGGGCTGTGAAACGTTGCAGCAATACCGCTGTCGCCCCCATGAACCCCACGTTCTGTCGGCCCCGTCTGGTTAGCGCCAAGCTGGCTTTTTAACGACAAGCAGTGAAATTGCAATCCAGAGTCAGGCCCCTTCCCAGTCGGCTGGCGAAGAACGCTTGAACATATCGCCCGCCAACGCTTCGGTAACGTACCCACCTCATATCGCGGGAACTCCATTGACGAACAGGGTAGTGATCCCTGTTGAATATCAATCGGTCAATTCGAACGAAGCATTGTCAATCAATCGCTGCGTAAACTGATGTTCTCTGGTATTGACCGGCAGTGCCATTCGGCTCGGACCACTTTTTTGATCGCCTATTTGCTCGCTGGTCCCAAAAAGCTCATGGTGCCTGTCGCCAGCGGCAGATCGCTGGCGGGAAACGTCCCATCGGCCACGCTGCGATGCGGAGTTTCAGTTGGTGAGTTCGGTATGCGTCCGGCAAAGAAGTACCCGTAGCTTCGCAGCGTGTCCCAATTGTCGGAATGAATGAAGAGATGCGTGGGAATCAACTTTTGATAATTGCTTCCTCCAGCCTGATTCACTGTTTCATTGTGGGTCTTCGCCGCGTCGTATCGACGCCGCAGATCTGCGCGAGCTTCCTCGATTTGGGCATAGGTGTAGATTGATGCAGATTGGTTGTCCCCGCCAATTCGCAGGGTGGTGTGAGTGAAGCCGTACGTTTCGCCAAGCAGTCCGAAAAGCTGCAAAATTCTTTCGGGTCCAAAGTGAGCCAGACCGTACAGTTTGTCTGTGCGGGTCGGTCCGTGGAAATGGTCATCGATGTAATAAAGCTTGTCTTTGTTGGCTCTACTGCCCTCTCCCTCGATCACTCCGGCTAAGAAGTTGGGGTTGCGAATCGCGTCCCTTAAGAGTTGTGGATCTCCGGAGTTTCCTCCTGGTAGCGAGTTGTTCCAAAAGTCCCACGGAGCTTTGATATTTTGTTTGTCTGGCTCGCCAGCCGTGTTCCCCAATTGCATGCCGAGCTCGGGAATTGCCAGCAAACGTGCGACAACCGCTTTGTATTTCGCATGACGTACCTCCGACCGAATTCCGGTGACTTGATCGGTGTTCAGTGGCTTGCCGTCGCCCCAGACCCACCCCAGAAAACGAGATAGATCGGCTTGTTGCTGGGACGTGAGGTCACTGTATTCGCCGGCGGTGGCCGTTCCCGCGATAGCAACGGACGCCAGCAAAACGCAAGCAACCAGATGCTTTTGCCCACAAGCCAGGCACCGTAACCGAGAGTCTAGAACAGTAAGCTTAGAGAGAAGGACACTTAACATTTCATAACCAACCTGGATGGGCATCAAAATCAAAATTGGGGGCCCGCATCCGAGTGATCTCATCCTAAAACGAACCACGCTCGACGGGCTCGCAAACTTAGAAGATTACCGGCTCAAAAGCCAACCCCCATGAATGAGGCAAACATTGGCTCTGCAAGAGTAAAACGCTTGTCCTCAATCGTTTGAGTCCACCCAATCACGTGCAAAACCCAAGCGATTGAGACAATCACTCTACCATCACTCAGACAAACCTGCTCTGGCACAACAACTGGACAACCGGCTGTTCCGGACGAGTAAAAGGTGGCCGACGAAGAAAAGGTGGCCGGTACCGATTAACCATTACACTGCACC
The Neorhodopirellula lusitana genome window above contains:
- a CDS encoding sulfatase-like hydrolase/transferase; protein product: MCWLSTSIADAQQDRPNISIICVDDMNDWCGFRGGHPDAKTPHMDRLAAKGNTFTNTHCTAPGCFPCRDALLWGVAKRSKGAA
- a CDS encoding DUF1559 domain-containing protein, which codes for MLKNSRHSHGFTLVELLVVIAIIGVLVGLLLPAVQAAREAARRMSCGNNFKQIGLALHNYHSAYNQLPVQRGGTDGGGYLGGHYASSVIDNRLQLSFLVALTPFIEQTAIWEHISNGDPTLPVAPNFYPPMGPTPNQATFVPWVTQIPGFRCPSDPGTGLPANGRTNYAACMGDAIEKINSGAYDWNLTPPDSSRTERLRASQRGMFVPMEKTQFRDVLDGLSNTLMCGEIPTDLGDNDVRTQPHIGKKPWAAVMNNPSYCDQFRDPERPQFWDSNISSDLQNASAADRARGFQWASGFLLHTGFQAILPPNGEICVDNNQNPNSLKSVQMEALASAGSRHQGGAHVLMGDGAVKFITDSIDAGDQSAKTVRAINASPSNAGAKSPFGLWGALGTRASREVIDSDF
- a CDS encoding prenyltransferase/squalene oxidase repeat-containing protein, with translation MIDQSSGKISRRMALQSFALAGCVGLTGGRVNAAETDFQNYLMGLRKPDGGFGWSDQPGSHLVATHAVVGCCVALQIKLTNIEMLAEFVRRKHSAARKPPEQKYRDFDLQQIETLQWLGQDVSPLNATVAAWKAPVPYAKQYEKHAYPVLRRQVATLLCRDRLDLPWDDLNEPMRLYMNQRRRPNGSFNNTPNTDGSDGHVVATWWGLQAALLFGQADEMREQLIAWLQACQQTDGGFTWQPNPSMSARSTATYTRAALRSLELLDAKPLDQRAATVFLQSLKNPDNGFAERPGWISNPLSTYHAVDALACLELTAEVDRPPSQLTDTPSPTLADPLPQNLKVFSAQIESHGTGSPRDAVLLAQRLGIHLWGAKNAKPEWMTAAQRIADQDGVAVQFVVADENYGTWIQVPGEGCYSHMSDIMAENTNAAEGALSRGEVLTWEEYRTKRLQPLEIAGGRLIWQFGENENVVRLLLDDSLDRRGFAAISTFHFGNPDFTDTEPFLHLYRGQIPFVALQDAHGQQPWWFADMTTGFRTLFLAEEPSWEGWLKALENNWTIAVRRDARTDHQLLMHSASPSVSNYVMQRLDQWNWWLDGTNSRPMCSVVAISPEETFETGYPAKGISIRVRCAWTNTGKGLLVKPLSKLLNLTVNGQVVETREIRSKSKNGMWDDVYSVYEMPEVAFSKHQVEARVQVLSTGEEIVESIRF
- a CDS encoding arylsulfatase — encoded protein: MVRLILCFSLAFLSCDIVRAEKPPNIVFVLADDLAQGDLGSYGQKLIQTPNLDRMAAEGTRYTQAYAGSSVCAPSRSSLMTGLHMGHCPVRGNYPLKTGSRFGAGQLPLPASTLTVAQLLKSSGYATACMGKWGMGQFDTTGSPHKKGFDHFFGYNGQAHAHSYFPTYLHDDESRIELPENKNDAKQVYADKLIQNNMLQWVGEQGSKPFFLFYATTLPHGKYEIDDLGIYAKYKEWSPKERAYAAMVTRLDSDMGQLFGLLKQMGIDQDTLVLFVGDNGSSFSPTSEIGKRFDQSMGGTLRGFKRSMYEGGLRQPAIARWPGKVPAGRVSDEPWAFWDFLPTAAELANVTLPSDTTFDGLSLVSFLKGGPAPTRDYFYWELHEREPKQAIRFGDWKAVRNRIGSPLELYNLESDASESHDVADQNPELIAKAAKLMNEARVENEHFPWRPKN
- a CDS encoding RNA polymerase sigma factor: MMDRSEILSILMQERTKQVALAWSILRQSQLAEDAYQDMLVKVFENESVFEGPRHLRDWSWKVLRRRCYEFIRRKNYRPSLLVESILDLVDAELECRDAEEINQRVDALHQCLANLTVHCRDVVRLRFSEGLSGIEVAEKLGRTPDTVYKTLHRIYSTLGECVQDRLGAWNAETSHYERRRISKTDNTLPRRCTQ
- a CDS encoding FecR domain-containing protein, with product MKEEEFQRLTTRYLEGALNENELEMLGYELSGCQERVKEFNDIRLLAGLIHEHGQNAPNPEFRLKSAAAIASPGWVKSRWIFLAAQASLAASILLAIVFLPRFFAPTPVAKLISGENASWESALPTTKGSDLAAGLLDLKTGMATVQFRSGVDVSIQGPARLELITPMRGRILSGRARIDVPESAIGFIMETPNGYAVDHGTEFSVSVDPSNDSSSFKVLDGEISVYVSSTGENARLRGVGKAITVESNALVTGKSIEPELGPEPGPRTLIVGTGGREGTAIRNDKREFIQPKFLTVNRLLKKQWDRQSFFAFDLSNVNFDEVDSVLLRLNLVPFPYGLFSSLPEFNQYAVYGITNPEKADWDVECRWQDSPRPEDGVILGTFDVPRSQQHGSFVISNKRLLQFLMDREATEVTFVIQRQNLPLKTNDVPCHAFAGVPHPEASEPKLEFTLKHTLSKVDRNAHGLVTASHQVD